The sequence TGACAATTGAGGTTGAATCGCTTTTGCAAAACAACCAATGTCTGCATATTATGCGGTTGGGCTAACTAGCTTAAGGTTTTTTTCATGCAAAAGGCATATGTTGTCAAACAAGGTAAGATCAATTGGATTAGGCAGTCGTATATCGATTAAATTAGGAAAATTGCGTCCGCTTAATTCAAATTTTCGATCAATTTGGCTGATGAAAATAAGAATAATTTTTTGCTGCATGGCAAATGTTTTTAACAAGGATATTTGTTCGATTAGTGGTGGCTTATCATGCCTTTGGTCTAATAATTGTAAATAATCAATAATCGCAAAAGATCTCGATGGCATTGTTTTTGTAATATTTATAATATAGTTGGCGCAAATATCTTCTGAAGTATCAATGATAAGCTTTTCTAGCCATTGATTTGGCGCAACACCAATTTTTTGTAAACGTTTATGAACGTCCATTTGGTTATATTCGAGAGTGAAAAATACACCTTTATGACCAAATGCGATTGCCTCACGCGCTATTTTTAAACTTAAAAGTGTTTTACCTTGCCTTGGTCGGGCTGCCACTAAAATCAAATCACCATTTTTAAACTTGGTAAATAAATCGCCGAATTTATTACTTTGATAAGCACGCAGCAGCAAGGTCCAGCTTTTATGCCCATTTTCCCTAGCAATGCGGTTCAATGCTTTCACATGGGCGATTTTTTCTAAGCGCACCAATTGTTTGGCTTGGCGTTTTAGTTGATGAAGTGGTATTCTTTGAATGTTGTTCATAAAATTAACAACCTTAAATCGCAAATTTATGATAATCCCTCCTCATATCATCTCGCGATATTAGCTGTTACTTAGATCGTTATACCTACACAAAAAGTGCTTTCCCATCTGGAGGGGGGAGGCTTGGCATAGCCTCAAATCTTCTATCACATTGTTGATAAAAAACCATATAAAAATTCATCATTATTTCAATTAAATAGGATTTTAACTGCAGGGTTCTATTTTTTAATTGAGCCTGTCTTAGATAATGAAAATTGTCGAAGGTTAGACTTTTTTTAAAAAACATGATTTTACCGAGCATATTTTTTACAATTTCTCCCCAAATAATGCGCTACCAAAACGAATGTATTACTAAAATTAATGTGTTAGCGGTGGTACATAATTATCAAGTTCTTTTAACAGTTCTTGCGCATTTTGATGGTTCTGCTCCGCCGCAAGATGCAACCATTTTAATGCTTTTTCTTTATCATAATTTAAGTTTTGCTCATTACTATAGAGTTGCCCTAAATGAAATTGTCCATCGGCATTGCCTTTTTCGGCAGCAAGACGAAACCAGTGCATTGCTTGCTGTAAATCTTGTTTTACATCCTCGCCATCTTGATAAAGTACTCCCAAATTTAACTGTGCGAATAGCTCATCTTGTTCAGCAGCAAGATGGAAAAGGCGTAGAGCTTCTTTCATGTCCTTTTCTACGCCTGTGCCAAACATATATAAAAAGCCAAGGTTAATTTGCGCGCCGGAATTGCCTTGTTCTACTGCGAGTTGATAGAGCTCTGCCGCTTTGGTTACATCTTGTTGAACGCTATAGCCTTGTTCATAGTAAATGCCGAGGTTAAACTGCGCCCAATGATGGCCTTGATCTGCCGCCAATCCATATAATCTTGCCGCTTCATCGATATTTTTTTTAACGCCTTCACCATCAGCGTACATACGGGCTAGGGCATATTGGGCGTTATCAAAGCCTTGATCTGCAGCTAATTTAAAAAAATGTGCCGCCTTTATTCTATCTTGTACAACATCATTGCCAGCCTCATAAATAAGACCTAAATTATATTGTGCCTCCATATTGCCTTGATCTGCTGCCAATTGACAAAGACGCACCGCTTCTTGCTTATCTTGTTTAACACCTTCACCCAATTGATATAGCATTGCTAAATGTAGCTGCGCCCAGTCATGACCGTTTGCGGCAGCAAGGCTATATAGGCGTACAGCTTCTTGCTTATCGGCAATAACATCTTCGCCAGTATCATATTTAGCCGCTAAGCAAAATTGTGCTTCAGCCATGCCCTGTTCAGCGGCAAGTTTAAAATACTCCAGAGCTTGTGGTTTATCTACTGCTACCCCATCACCATCGTATAACATGCGGGCAAGATTATATGTTGCAAGGTTATTGCCAAGTTCACTTGATTTTTTTAAAAGTTTTAATGCCTCTTTTGGGTTTTTAGGAACACCATCACCGGTAAGATGCATGATAGCGAGGCTATTTAGTGCTACCGCATCATTTTTTTCGGCTGCAAGACGGTTAAGCCGTAGGGCTTCAGCAGTGTTTTTTTCTACACCATCGCCATGTTGATACATATTAGCCAAAAAAGCTTGCGCAAAATTTTGTCCTTGCTTAGCGGCCAAACGGTACCAATGAATAGCTTTTTGTTTGTCTTGCTTTAAACCTTCGCCGGTCTGATAGGCTATAGCCAATTTGCATTGAGCATCGGCATCACCTTGTTCAGCTGATAATTTATACCATTTGGCAGCTTCGCTGCTATCTTTTTCAAAGCCCAAACCATTTTCATACATAAAACCAAAATAATATTGTGCGGTTCTATTATTTTGCTTTGCACTTAACCGAAATAGCCTCGCTGCCTCAACATAATCTTGTTCTACCCCTTGGCCATTTTGATACATTATGCCTAGGTTAAGTTGCCCGATACTATCGCCTTGCTCAACCGCCAAACGATAAAGGCGTATGGCTTCACTTTCATTTTGCTCAACACCATCACCATTTGCATACATAAGACCGAGGTTTACTTGGGCAGCTACAATTCCTTGCTCTGCGGCAAGTTTGCACCAATGGGCAGCTTCCTGCATATCTTGCATAACACCATTACCCGACAGATAAAGCATTGCAAGATTGGATTGTGCTTCTCCATTACCTTGCTCGGCAGCGAGACGAAAAAGCCTTGCCGCTTCTTGTTTGTCTTGGGGGATTGCCGTGCCTGATAGATACATGGCAGCCAATTGCACTTGTGCCTTGGCATCGCCTTGCTTGGCTTTTCCTTGTAAATCTGAAACTGAAATTTCATCTTTTGAGTTTTTAAAAAGAAAATTTTTAACAAATTTAAAAATGTTTTTCATTTTATACTCGCTTAAAGGTTTTTAAATTTATGAAGATAAAAATAGGGAAGTAAAATTATGATTTTTTATTTGTATTTTTAAAATATAATAAACGCAATAGGTTTTGATTGGCATAGATTATTTTTTTAACCTTTCTGATGCATCTTCATTACCTTGCGCGGCGGCCTGTTGGTAAAATTCTAAGGCTTTTGCTATGTCTGGGGCGACACCTTTGCCAAGTTCATAAATGGTGCCAAGATTATATTGCGCAATATCATTACCTTGTTCAGCAGCAAGCTTATACCAATGCAGTGCCTGCTGCCGGTCTTGTTGGATGAACTCACCTTGTTCAAATAAAGCGGCTAAGGTTAATTGACCAAACACATCGCCTTGCTTTGCCGCAAGATGAAAATACTTTAAAGCTTCATCCATATCTTTTGAAACGCCTTTTCCTTGATAAAAAAGTGTGCCAAGCAACAATTGGGCCCTTGCATATTGTTGGTCTGCGGCGAGACGGAGTAAGCGAACGGCTTCTTGCAAGTTTTGTTTAACGCCATCCCCATCTTTGTATAATAATGCAAGTAACATTTGTGCATTAGCATTACCTTGATTGGCGGCAAGGCGGTAAAGTCTTATTGCCTCATTAATATCTTGCTTTACATTTTTACCGTTGCAATAGCGTAGCGCAAGATTAATTTGTGATGCTGTGAGACCTTGTTTTGCTGCCAAATGATAATAAGCCATGGCTTTTTCTATGTCTTGTTCTACCCCGTCACCATTTTCATAAATGACTGCAAGATTATGCAACGCTTCGCTATAGCCTTGTTCGGCAGCAAGATGATATAAGCGCAATGCTTCTTTGGTATTTTGCTCTATACCATCGCCGCTTTCATATAATAAGGCTAAATTATTTTGTGCAGCTTCATGGCCTTGTGCCGCGGCTAATTGAACAAGGCGCAAGGCTTCTGCTTTGTTTACTGCACAGCCTTCACCATTGGTTAGCATAACCGCAAGCCTTGCTTGCGCTGGTGCAAAGTTTTGATCGGCAGCTAAGCGGTACCAATGGACTGCTTTGGCAGAATTTTTTTCTAATAATTCACCTAGATCATAAATAACTGCAAGGTTCATTTGTGCAAATATATTACCAGAATTTGCCGATAGACTAAATAAGCGCAGAGCCTCAGTTACATTTTTCTCAACGCCCAATCCTTTCCTATAGGCGTTACCTAACTGATTTTGCCCGTTACTATCACCCTGTTCTGCCGCCAATCGATATAATCTAATCGCTTCAGCAATATTTTGTTGAAGCCCATCGCCTTTTTCGTAGATAAGGCCTAAATTGGCTTGTGCGCCACTGTGTCGTTGTTTTGCTGCAAGACGATACCAAAAAATTGCTTTTTGCATGTCTTGCGGGATGTCATCACCAGCTTGATAAAGATTGGCTAGGGCAAATTGGGCTAGATCAGAACCTTGTTCAGCCGAAAGCGTGTACCATTGGATAGCTTTTCCTATATCCTTTTCAACGCCAGTGCCATTTTCATACATAAAGCCTAAGCAGTATTGGGCATTTTTAAATCCCTGTTCGGCAGCATAATAAAATAGCCTAAAGGCTTCATGGTCATCTTTTTTAATGCCATCGCCTCTTTGATACATGGCACCTAAGTTTATATGGGCAATAGCGCTTTTTTGTTCTATCGCTAATTGGTATAGCCGCACAGCCTCATCATAATTTAGTGGGATGCCGTCGCCAGTTTCATACATTAAGGCAAGATTAACTTGTGCTGGTACAAAATTTTGCTGGGCTGCAAGCCTATACCAATGCAAAGCCAATTGTTTATCTTGCAAAATACCTTGACCATGTTGATAGGCAAGTGCAAGATTAAACTGTGCTTGCGCATTACCTTGTTCGGCGGCAAGGCGATAAAGCCGATTGGCTTCTTGCTTATTGGCAATAACACCATTGCCATGGTAATACATAAAGCCTAATTCTGTCTGTGCGTATTGATCGCCATTTGCAGCTTGTTCTTGCAAATCAGCAATAGAATCGCTTGGCTTTGTATCGGCAAAAAGGCATTTAAATTTTTTAAGCAAAAAATTGAAAATATTTATCATGGTTTTCCCGCTAGGCTTTTAGCTAATAGATCGCGCAATTTCTTTTAAAAATTTAAGTGCATCTTCATCGCCGCTTTCTGCTGCACAATTAATCCATTTTAATCCCTCGGTTTGATTTTTTTCAACGCCGTTGCCATGATAAATCATGCGCCCCAAATTAAATTGGCCATCACTGAGCCCTTGGTTTGCGGCAAGGCGATAAAGGCGGAGGGCTTCTTGATAATCTTGATTTATACCCAAACCCTTTTCATACATTGAACCAAGATTGGCTCGACCGTAGGCACTTTCTTGATCGGCGGCAAGGCGATAAAGGCGGAGAGCTTCTTGGTAATCTTGTTTAACTCCGTCACCATCTTCATAAAGTGAGGCTAAGTTAACTTGAGCATAGGCGTTACCTTGTGCAACGGCTAATTGATAATAATAGGCGGCTTTTTCTTTATCTACGTCAACGCCGTCGCCTATTTCATACATATAAGCGATATTATTTTGTGCATATGCTAAACCTTTCGCCGCAGCGAGTTGGTAAAGGCGCAAGGCTTCTTGCTTATTTTGTTCAAAATATTCGCCGTTACTATATTTTACCGCTAAATTATACTGCGCCTCAGGACTTCCTTGCGCTGCTGCTAATTGGTAATAACGAATAGCCTCAGTTATGTTTCTCTCAAAATCCAAGCCATCATGATACTTTTCTGCTAATGCCAATTGTGCCGAAATATTTCCTTGTTCCGCGGCTTGTTTCAAAAAACGTTCGCATTCACGGTTATCATGTTCAACGCCTAATCCGTGATTATAAAGCCCTGCTAGCATGTATTGGGCTTCATCATCGCCCTGTTCTGCTGCTAAGCGATAAAAATAGGCAGCTTTTTGGTAATCTTGTTCAACGCCTTCTCCATCCTTAAAAAGGTGCGCAAGCGTGCGTTGGGCTTGTAAATGACCTTGTTCTGCGGCCAATTGGTATAACCTAACCGCTTCGCTAATATTTTTTTCAATGCCATAGCCATGTTGATACATGAGGGCTAAATTAATTTGTGCAACTTCATTGCCTTGCTCTGCGGCTAAGTGATAAAGTTGCGCTGCCTCTTCCAAGTAATGGGGAATATTTTGATCTTGCATATATAAAAGTGCTAAATTAACTTGCGCGGTAGCATTACCTTGGTCAACAGCAAGGCGTAACCATTCCATAGCTTGTTGTTTATCTTGAGTTACACCTTTTCCCTTGAGATGAAGATAACCCATATAGGCTTGTGAGGCAGCATCACCTTGTAAAGCTGCTTTGCGGTACCAGTAAGCGGCTTCGGTGATATTTTGAGGGATGCCATCGCCACGCTCATAATTTCCAGCAAGGCATATTTGCGCGTCTAGGCTACCTTGTTTTGCTTGTTCAATTAAATGTGGAAGTATAAATTGTTTAAGAGGAGCTCTTAAAGATTCATCGTTTAATATTTTAAAAAGCTCATCTTTGTCCACGAAAATGCTCCAGCACTAGTAATTTAAGTCTGATCTTATTTTATCGACTATGTATAATTAACCGCTATAATGACTTTTAAGCAATAAATTTTCTTCATTGTTTAAATAATAGATTGAAAAATAAGCGATAGACAGAAGCTATTGTTCTTTTGGTATTTTATGTTCTTTAAAACTTGTGAAAGAATAGAAAAAATATTCAATATTTATGCGTTTAATTATAAATGAATGGAATTATTATGGAAAATTCTAATCGCTTTGAAATAACTGATGGGGTCTTATTAGAAATTACTGAAAGTCCAGTGTTTTCAGACGCAACAATTCACTTTCAGATTGCGCCTACAGGAATATTTGCTTATTTGATAAAATCTCAAAACATCGACATTTGTACTCCATATGATATATTAACAAGCCAAGATATTTTTTGCTTTGATAAAAATGGGGAGTTCTCTTCGGTAAAATGTGCTTCTTCTAATCAAAATAGGAAGACAAAAATATATGACCGCCTTGATTATAAAAAAATAAGATTTGGAAAACTATCTTTATCTGGCACATTGCTGCCTTTTGAGGGAACATCATTTAGATATTTAAATCAAGATGAAAGATATTACCTTTGTTTTTACAAGATTGAAGATTTAAAAAATTCAGAAATTATTTTTTTATCTGATGATTTTGCTTTTATTATCAAAGATAGAAAATATGTTGGGTGGTATTTGAAAAATCCACTAAATTATTTATGTGACGAGCATATTCAACCCAAGCTACCATTTACTGATGTTAACGATGCTGATTATGAGGTATTTAACATTTTTTTAAATGTATTTTCTGACAATCGACTTTATGAATTAGATGAAGATTACGATAAATTAGCAGTTGAGATTTGGACTATTATTTCTAAAGTTGCGCCTAAAATTCAAAACGAACAGCGTCGTCAAATATTTTTAAATGCAGCCAAATATTATTATGATTTGAACGTTTTTGAGTAAAACTTAATTTATTTTGAAAATTTATGATTCAATGAAAATTATTGACTATTAAAGTTTTCACTGCATCTATTGGGAGTTCGTTAATAAATCAGTTTTTAGGAAACTGGAGCGGGCGATGGGATTCGAACCCACGACCCCAACCTTGGCAAGGTTGTGCTCTACCCCTGAGCTACGCCCGCTCATTTAGCGTATCGAAGCATTGCGCTTCGTTTCAAGACTGGCGTTATATGCCGCAATGGTGTTGAGAATGCAATAACAAAATTTGTTTTTTGCAAAAAAAAATGCAACCACTTGTTTTTATAATAAAATTTATCAATCTATATTATTGGATTTTTGTGATAAAATTTCGCCTTGGCAAAGATTTGATTCTTTTTTTTAATATATGAACACTTATATAATAAATTTAGATCCTTTTAGTTTTGCTTTTGAGATGGTATTAAAAAAGACAACCACCAATTTACCGCAGCTTATGAGGCTGATAAATGCTTTTGCTGTTGCTTAACCAAGCATCAAGCCTTAAATCAAAACTACATTTATTAAATCAAAGGATTCTTAGCAAAATGGCGCAACGAAAAGCCCATGAGGTGGATGGTTTTATTCTCAAACCCTCATCAACTTTTCCCATCGTTCTGGTCTATGGGCCAGATAAAGGTCTTGTGTCCGAACGCGCAACACTGTTTGCTAAAAATACTGGCATTGATTTACAAGATCCGTTTTCAACTTTAAAAATTGATGCAAGTGAAATTGATAGCGATCCTGCCCGCCTTGGTGATGAAGCTCGCACCGTGACGCTTTTTGGTGGTCAGCGTTTAATATGGGTACGCAATGCAAGCGCTCAAAAAGGACTTGCCGACGCGGTTAAGTGGTTAATAGCAACACCGCCACAAGGCGCTTACGTCTTAATCGAAGCTGGGGATTTGAAAAAAGGCGTGACTGGCTTACGCGGTATTGTCGAGGCTGGTTCCTGCTCCATGGCACTTCCTTGCTATAGCGATAATCAAAGTGGCATTGATGCGCTGATTGATCAAGTGCTTGATGAATTTTCCATGAAAATATCTATGGACGCGCGTAAATGGCTGCGTGAAAGTCTTGGTGCTGACCGCTTGGCATCACGCGGCGAATTGGAAAAACTCTGCTTTTATGCCAAGGGCCAAGATGAAATCAGCGTAGATGATGTTGCTCATGCGGTAAGCGATGTCAGCGCGCTTTCGCAAGATGAAATTATTGATACTGTGCTTTCTGGCAATATTGATAGTTTTAACCAGCATTTTGATCGGCAGGTTGAAAGCGGCGCAGCCTTATTTCTTGTATTAAGTGCAGCGCAAAGACAATTTCAACAATTAATGCAAATGCGAGCTCATATGGATAATGATAGGGCATCAGCGAGCCAATTGGTAAAATCCGCTCGTCCGCCAATATTCTTCAAACGAGCACAAATTGTAGAGCGCGCATTAAATAGCTGGACGATGCCGCGCATCATTCGCGCTATGGAGCGGCTGCAAAACGCCGTTCTTGAAAGTCGTAAATCGGCGGCACTTAGCGTGCCAATTATCCGTCAAACATTGCTGGCTTTAACGGTTGAGGCTGCCCGTTCATCACAACGTTGATAAAATGATAAGCGAACATTGACGTTTTTAAATGCCCTATAAATTTTACGGTCTTGGTGGATTTTATATTGGCTTTTCTTGAACTCTTATCTTCATCTGCACAATGTGCATTAAAACTTGCGAAGACTTATTTGGGGCTTTTTTTTAAAAGCCAGTTGAATAAGAGTTTGAGCGTTTACTCAACCTTCAAGGTTTAAATTTATATTTTAGATTGGATAATTATAATATATGCCTAGTTAAAGCCAAAAATAAAACTTACGAATATGTGGTATACACCACGTACTCCAAAATTTGGGATGGCGAAGCCTATGTTTATTGGCAAGCGTTCATCCTAAGCATTTTATTATAAAAATTAAATGCGCTTATTATAAATGGACAAAATATGCTTTCAACGATTGATACATTTTTAGCTCAAAGCCTTGCTGGCAGCAGTGAAACTCCAACATTGATCATTTGGTTTGGAATTTTTTGCGCCAAAGGGCTGCTTTATTTTATACCGCTTCATTTATTACTTTTATGGTTTGCAGGGGGGAAGTTTGAAAGACGTGCCGCTTTGACAATTGTCGCAAGTATCATAACTGGCTTATTTATTGGTTATTTAATAAGCCTTGGATTTTATCGAGAACGCCCCTTCGTCGCTGGTATTGTTGAAGCACTTATTCATCATTCGCCGAATGCGTCATTTCCGTCTAACCACGCTACCATTTGTGCGGCTTATTTTTTCAGTCTTTATTTATTACGCTATAAAATGGCGGCAAAATTTGCGCTTGGCTTATTAGTTCTTGTCTGCTGGGGACGTATTTTTGTTGGTGTTCATTATCCTTTTGATATTTTGGCAGGCATTATCGTTGGTGGTCTTAGCGCTTATGGCTGCACCCGCTTTGTTTTGCCTAGAATTCCAACGATTTTAACTGCTTTTCCAACTCAAAAAATGGAAAATAGATAAGCTGCTCTTATAATTTAACAAAGCTGATAAGCCTAAATCTATTAAAATGCATTTATTTTTGTTTTAAAATGCTAGCAATGATTCTTACTAAATAGCCTTGCTTCGGCAGAATATATTATTAGAATCTAATGTTTTAGGTGATGGCGTTTTTAAATCACTTGTAAGTCAGGCGTAATGCCGATAAAATGCGCCAAAAGAAATAAAAAGGTATTTTGACCAATATGGCAAAAAAAACACAGAAATTGTCAGAAAATGATATGACGCTAATCAAGCGCTTGCTTAGTGAAAATTTTCGCAAACATTTTTTTCACTATTTTCTAGCAATTATCTCCATGCTTATCATTGCAGCAACAACTGCCTTTAGCGCTTATATTATGAAGCCAATGGTTGACGGCTTGGTTGTTGACAAAAATAAAAGCCATGTTTTTATGGTGGCAATCTTTATCGCTTGTATTTTTGTTGTGAAAGGTTTTGCAACATTTTTTAATTCGCTTTATCTAGCAAGAGCCGGTAACAGCGTTGTGGCTGAGCAACAAAAGAAGGTCTATGCGCGTATTTTATCGCAAGGGGTTGCGTTTTTTCAAAAAAATGCGCCAGCTGATCTTTTAATGTTGGTAACCAATTTTTCGCAAATGGCGCGCGGTGTCATTGATTTGTTGGTGACGACCTATGTCCGTGATCTTTTCCAAGTTGTTGGTCTTTTAGCTGTGATGCTTTACACAAATTGGCTATTAACTTGCATTTCGCTTCTAATTGGGCCTTTGGCATTTTTGGGTGTGCGTATCCTTACCAAAAAAGTTAAAAAAATTATGGCAAAGGAAATGGCCTCCTTAACCGCCATTATTCAAATTATGCAAGAGACATCTATTGGTATTCGGGTGTTGAAAGCCTTTGCGCTTGAGCCAAAGATGCAAGCGCGTATGAACAGCGCGATTAGTGATGTTGAATCGCGCTCAAATTCCATTGCGTTTTATAGTGCGGCAACCGCACCGGTTATGGAAACCCTTGCCGGTCTTGCTATTGCTGTAGTCATTGCTTTTTCAGGTGTAATGGTGATTGATCATGGGGCAAGCCCTGGTGATTTAATGTCATTTATTACCGCTCTTCTTCTTGCTTATGAGCCAGCCAAACGTATTGCCAATACACGTGTCAAACTTGAGACTTTGATGATTGGTGTTCGCATGCTTTATCAAGTTATGGATCATCCTTTAACCCTCGTTGAATCCAAAAATGCCAAGACTTTAACTGCATCAAAGGGTGAAGTGGCTTTTTCTGATGTTAAATTTGCCTATCCTGAGGGTGATGACGTTCTCCATGGTATTAGTTTAGCAATTCCTGCCGGTAAAATGACCGCTCTCGTTGGCGCTTCAGGATCAGGTAAATCGACGATGATCAATTTAATTATGCGCCTTTATGATCCAACACAAGGGCAAATTTTTATAGATGGTCAAGATATTAAGGAAGTAACCTTTGCCTCATTGCGTGATGCAATGTCCTATGTTGGACAAGACACATTTCTTTTTAAAGGCAGCGTAAAACATAATATTAGCATGGGGCGCCCTGATGCTAGTGACGAGGAAATTATTGCTGCGGCCAAAGACGCAAATGCTCACGAATTTATTATTAAACTTCGTGATGGTTACGATACCGATATTGGTGAAAATGGTGGCAATCTTTCTGGTGGCCAACGCCAACGTATTGCCATTGCGCGCGCCATGCTACGCAATGCGCGCATTCTCATTCTAGATGAGGCAACCAGTGCCCTTGATTCAGAATCTGAAGCATCGGTACAACAAGCCTTGGATCGTCTCACTGATGGTCGAACCACAATCGTTATTGCCCATCGTCTTTCAACCATTGCCAATGCCGATAAGATTGTTGTTATGCAACACGGTAATATCATT comes from Bartonella sp. HY038 and encodes:
- a CDS encoding ABC transporter ATP-binding protein — translated: MAKKTQKLSENDMTLIKRLLSENFRKHFFHYFLAIISMLIIAATTAFSAYIMKPMVDGLVVDKNKSHVFMVAIFIACIFVVKGFATFFNSLYLARAGNSVVAEQQKKVYARILSQGVAFFQKNAPADLLMLVTNFSQMARGVIDLLVTTYVRDLFQVVGLLAVMLYTNWLLTCISLLIGPLAFLGVRILTKKVKKIMAKEMASLTAIIQIMQETSIGIRVLKAFALEPKMQARMNSAISDVESRSNSIAFYSAATAPVMETLAGLAIAVVIAFSGVMVIDHGASPGDLMSFITALLLAYEPAKRIANTRVKLETLMIGVRMLYQVMDHPLTLVESKNAKTLTASKGEVAFSDVKFAYPEGDDVLHGISLAIPAGKMTALVGASGSGKSTMINLIMRLYDPTQGQIFIDGQDIKEVTFASLRDAMSYVGQDTFLFKGSVKHNISMGRPDASDEEIIAAAKDANAHEFIIKLRDGYDTDIGENGGNLSGGQRQRIAIARAMLRNARILILDEATSALDSESEASVQQALDRLTDGRTTIVIAHRLSTIANADKIVVMQHGNIIEQGTQAQLLAKENGVYARLHELQYRNGGIGSNESLEDLINENDDLSKIEGYRIATAKSAPEQLNQTDMETAEKDDLQDVPMGTRGGPAIQRS
- a CDS encoding SEL1-like repeat protein; amino-acid sequence: MKNIFKFVKNFLFKNSKDEISVSDLQGKAKQGDAKAQVQLAAMYLSGTAIPQDKQEAARLFRLAAEQGNGEAQSNLAMLYLSGNGVMQDMQEAAHWCKLAAEQGIVAAQVNLGLMYANGDGVEQNESEAIRLYRLAVEQGDSIGQLNLGIMYQNGQGVEQDYVEAARLFRLSAKQNNRTAQYYFGFMYENGLGFEKDSSEAAKWYKLSAEQGDADAQCKLAIAYQTGEGLKQDKQKAIHWYRLAAKQGQNFAQAFLANMYQHGDGVEKNTAEALRLNRLAAEKNDAVALNSLAIMHLTGDGVPKNPKEALKLLKKSSELGNNLATYNLARMLYDGDGVAVDKPQALEYFKLAAEQGMAEAQFCLAAKYDTGEDVIADKQEAVRLYSLAAANGHDWAQLHLAMLYQLGEGVKQDKQEAVRLCQLAADQGNMEAQYNLGLIYEAGNDVVQDRIKAAHFFKLAADQGFDNAQYALARMYADGEGVKKNIDEAARLYGLAADQGHHWAQFNLGIYYEQGYSVQQDVTKAAELYQLAVEQGNSGAQINLGFLYMFGTGVEKDMKEALRLFHLAAEQDELFAQLNLGVLYQDGEDVKQDLQQAMHWFRLAAEKGNADGQFHLGQLYSNEQNLNYDKEKALKWLHLAAEQNHQNAQELLKELDNYVPPLTH
- a CDS encoding DNA helicase, yielding MNNIQRIPLHQLKRQAKQLVRLEKIAHVKALNRIARENGHKSWTLLLRAYQSNKFGDLFTKFKNGDLILVAARPRQGKTLLSLKIAREAIAFGHKGVFFTLEYNQMDVHKRLQKIGVAPNQWLEKLIIDTSEDICANYIINITKTMPSRSFAIIDYLQLLDQRHDKPPLIEQISLLKTFAMQQKIILIFISQIDRKFELSGRNFPNLIDIRLPNPIDLTLFDNICLLHEKNLKLVSPTA
- a CDS encoding SEL1-like repeat protein: MINIFNFLLKKFKCLFADTKPSDSIADLQEQAANGDQYAQTELGFMYYHGNGVIANKQEANRLYRLAAEQGNAQAQFNLALAYQHGQGILQDKQLALHWYRLAAQQNFVPAQVNLALMYETGDGIPLNYDEAVRLYQLAIEQKSAIAHINLGAMYQRGDGIKKDDHEAFRLFYYAAEQGFKNAQYCLGFMYENGTGVEKDIGKAIQWYTLSAEQGSDLAQFALANLYQAGDDIPQDMQKAIFWYRLAAKQRHSGAQANLGLIYEKGDGLQQNIAEAIRLYRLAAEQGDSNGQNQLGNAYRKGLGVEKNVTEALRLFSLSANSGNIFAQMNLAVIYDLGELLEKNSAKAVHWYRLAADQNFAPAQARLAVMLTNGEGCAVNKAEALRLVQLAAAQGHEAAQNNLALLYESGDGIEQNTKEALRLYHLAAEQGYSEALHNLAVIYENGDGVEQDIEKAMAYYHLAAKQGLTASQINLALRYCNGKNVKQDINEAIRLYRLAANQGNANAQMLLALLYKDGDGVKQNLQEAVRLLRLAADQQYARAQLLLGTLFYQGKGVSKDMDEALKYFHLAAKQGDVFGQLTLAALFEQGEFIQQDRQQALHWYKLAAEQGNDIAQYNLGTIYELGKGVAPDIAKALEFYQQAAAQGNEDASERLKK
- the holA gene encoding DNA polymerase III subunit delta is translated as MAQRKAHEVDGFILKPSSTFPIVLVYGPDKGLVSERATLFAKNTGIDLQDPFSTLKIDASEIDSDPARLGDEARTVTLFGGQRLIWVRNASAQKGLADAVKWLIATPPQGAYVLIEAGDLKKGVTGLRGIVEAGSCSMALPCYSDNQSGIDALIDQVLDEFSMKISMDARKWLRESLGADRLASRGELEKLCFYAKGQDEISVDDVAHAVSDVSALSQDEIIDTVLSGNIDSFNQHFDRQVESGAALFLVLSAAQRQFQQLMQMRAHMDNDRASASQLVKSARPPIFFKRAQIVERALNSWTMPRIIRAMERLQNAVLESRKSAALSVPIIRQTLLALTVEAARSSQR
- a CDS encoding SEL1-like repeat protein, with the protein product MDKDELFKILNDESLRAPLKQFILPHLIEQAKQGSLDAQICLAGNYERGDGIPQNITEAAYWYRKAALQGDAASQAYMGYLHLKGKGVTQDKQQAMEWLRLAVDQGNATAQVNLALLYMQDQNIPHYLEEAAQLYHLAAEQGNEVAQINLALMYQHGYGIEKNISEAVRLYQLAAEQGHLQAQRTLAHLFKDGEGVEQDYQKAAYFYRLAAEQGDDEAQYMLAGLYNHGLGVEHDNRECERFLKQAAEQGNISAQLALAEKYHDGLDFERNITEAIRYYQLAAAQGSPEAQYNLAVKYSNGEYFEQNKQEALRLYQLAAAKGLAYAQNNIAYMYEIGDGVDVDKEKAAYYYQLAVAQGNAYAQVNLASLYEDGDGVKQDYQEALRLYRLAADQESAYGRANLGSMYEKGLGINQDYQEALRLYRLAANQGLSDGQFNLGRMIYHGNGVEKNQTEGLKWINCAAESGDEDALKFLKEIARSIS
- a CDS encoding undecaprenyl-diphosphatase, with the translated sequence MLSTIDTFLAQSLAGSSETPTLIIWFGIFCAKGLLYFIPLHLLLLWFAGGKFERRAALTIVASIITGLFIGYLISLGFYRERPFVAGIVEALIHHSPNASFPSNHATICAAYFFSLYLLRYKMAAKFALGLLVLVCWGRIFVGVHYPFDILAGIIVGGLSAYGCTRFVLPRIPTILTAFPTQKMENR